CACCATCCGTGCGCTTCCGACGATCACGAGCGCGCAGGGCGACCAGCCCGACATCCTGGTGGTCAACGACTTCGGCCACCGTGGCGGCGAGAACGACTTCCTCACCGCCTTCGGCCAGCTCGGCATGAAGGAGGGTGTGGACTTCGACACCTGGACCACGAAGGGCCCGAGTTCTGCCGTGAGCAACGGCATCGGATCCGGTGGCGCACACGGGGCGACCGGCCAGCAGCTCGTCGGCTACTCCACGCTGATCTATCTGTCCGGCAACCTCTCGGACGCCCTGATCAGCGACGGGAGCAACCAGGGTGGAAACGACAAGAGCCTCGACACCGAGGCCCTTTCGCAGTGGCACAATGCAGCCGGCGATCGCTACATGGTCTACTTCGGCGACGACCTCGTCGACTTCATGAACAGCAGTGGGCCGGTGAACGCGTCGTACCTCTCGACCGTCATGGGCGTGCAGGCGGTGGACACGAACCTGCGGGACGAGGCCGGCGGTCTGACCACACCTCTGGTCCAGCCCTCCGACTTCGGCCTGACGCGCGGCTTGCAGACTCCGATCCTGGCCTTCGGTGGCTGTCTGGGCATCAACCAGTTCGACAGCATTCTGCCGGCCGGCGCATCGACCGTGCTCTACGAGATCGTCGATCCGAACACGGGTCAGGTCCAGACCCCGCCGGGCGCGGTGTGGTTCGAGCGCGAAGTGCCAGCGGCCGAAGGCACCGACCGCAAGGTCGACGTGACCTTCCCCTTCGGCTTCAACGTGGTCTACAATCCGCCGAACTACGTGGCCCAGAACGGAATCTCGGCCCGAGCCCTGTTCCTCCAGGAGCTGCTGACCTCGTTGGGCGGACCGGTGGGCGACATCTCGCAGGCCACCGACACCGATGCGGCTCCCCGGCCCTTCCGGGTGGCGGCGAACTCGCCCAACCCGTTCAACCCCAAGACGACCATCGCCTTCACGGCGCCGCGCTCGGGCGAGGTCCGGATCCGGGTGTTCAACCTGCGCGGCGAGCTCGTGCGGACGCTGCTCGACGGGACGGTCGCAGCGGGAGAGCACAACGTGGTCTGGAACGGCACCGACGCGCGGGGCTCGCGCGTGGCCAGTGGCGTCTACCTGTACCGCGTCGAAGGCTTCGGCCGGACGGTCACGCGCAAGATGGCCATGGTGAAATAAGGACCCACCCCGAGGGGGGTACGAAAGAGCCCGGCCACCGGACGGTGGCTGGGCTCTTCCATGACCGGTCCGCGACGCCGGGGCGCGCGCTACTGACCGCGACCGCTGAGCGTGCCCCCGAGCAGGTCGGCCGCACTGGCACCGGACCCGTTCGCAGGTCCTTCGTCCACCGCGTCGTCGGCCGCCACGGGCGGGGTTTCGCGGTAGAAGTATCCCGCGCTCTCGGCGATCTGACGGTGGCTCGGCACCCACCCGGCCCAGGTCTGCGACACTCCACCCGCCTGGACGAAGACCGCGCTCGGATAGGTCGGCACCATGGCGTCGAAGGTGGCCGGATCCAGGCGGTGGATCGGATAGGTCGGGAGGAAGGCGTCCTCGAAGGCCTCCAGGGACATCGGATCACTGTTCGTGACCGCGTGGACCTCCAGGCCCTCGACCCGGTCGTGCATGAGCTGCACCGCTCCGGCGTAGGCCCAGCAGTGGTCGCAATCGGCCGAGAAGAAGTAGAAGAAGGCGTCGTCGGGGATCTCGGCCAGCGGTGGCGACGCGTCGGCCAGGACCTGCAGATCGTCCGTGGTCACGTCCATGCTCTCACCGCTGTTCGACACCACCGGGCCACCGAGCAGGAACAGGCCGACGCCGAGCAGGGTCCCACCCCATCCGACCGTCGGGGTGACCATCGGATGCGGGGTCGCGAAGGGTCGGCCGAAGCGCAACACCACCCCCGCGAGCACCACCATCACGGCGTTGAGGACCAGCTCCTGCTCCGGGGCGACCTTGATCACCTCGCCGAAGCACCCGCAGTCGGCCATCCCGCGTTGGATCGCGATCACGTTGAAGACCATGAACACCGCGGCCAGCGGCACGGTGATTCCTGCAGCCAGGCGTCGTCCGGGGCCCAGGATCAGCATGAGGGCCAGCCCGAACTCGATCCCGATGAGCAGCGTGGCCGCCGGCAGCACCAGGGAGGGAGCCAGGAACTGGTAATCCTCGACCGTGGACACGAAGGCCGGGGCCGAGATCATCTTCGTGAATGCCGAGAACAGGAGCACGGCCCCCACCACCATGGCGGCGACGACTGCTAGCCCCGAGCCGGCGCCTCCACCCGTCGCGGGGCGCTCTTGTGAAGTTGTGTTCATGGTGGCGGAAAAGGGGGTTGCGAGGATTGCCAGGGGCCCATCTCGATACTAGGCTCCCGTCAACAGTAGACCCGTGCCGGGCACGGGCAAGTCACGGTCCCGTCAAGATCGGCGGGCCGAAGACCTCACGGGGCCTGCCGAAGCGTCGAACACCGCCCCACTCAACCGCTCCCTCGACCCCCGCAGGTGAGACATGGCCGAAGCCGTCACGAGCAGCTCTTCGTCGAAGTCGGTGATCGATCTGGCCGAGCGCGTCGGCGCGCACAACTACCACCCGCTCCCGGTCGTGATCTCCCTGGCGGAAGGCGTGTGGGTCCACGACCCCGAGGGCCGGCGCTACCTGGACTTCCTGTCGGCCTACTCGGCCGTGAATCAAGGCCACCGGCACCCGCACATCATCCAGGCGCTGAAGGACCAGGCGGACCGGGTCACGTTGACCAGCCGGGCCTTCTACAACGACCGCATGGGCGAGTTCCTCGAGAAGCTGTGCACCTACACCGGCTACCAGATGGCCCTGCCCATGAACACCGGCGCCGAGGCGGTGGAGACCTCCATGAAGCTGGCCCGCCTCTGGGGCCACAAGGTCAAGGGAGTCGAGGACGGGAAGCAGGAGATCATCTGCTTCCACGAGAACTTCCACGGACGCACGATCTCGATCATCAGCTACAGCGACGACGCCGTCGCTCGCGAGGGCTTCGGACCCTTCACCCCCGGCTTCCGGGTGGTCGACTACGACGACCCGCAGGCGATCGAGGACGCGATCACGCCGAACACCGTGGCCGTGAACCTCGAACCGATCCAGGGCGAGGCCGGAGTGAACGTGCCCAGCCACGGCTACCTGCGGGCGGTGCGTGAGATCTGCGATCGTCACGAGATCCTCATGATCGCCGACGAGGTCCAGACCGGGTTCTGCCGCACCGGGCGGAAGTTCGCGGTCGACCACGAGGACGTGCGCCCCGACGTCATGTGCCTGGGGAAGGCACTCGGCGGAGGTGTGTTCCCGGTGAGCGCCGTGGTCGCCGACGAGGACGTGCTCGGCGTGTTCGGTCCCGGGAGCCACGGCTCGACCTTCGGCGGCAATCCGCTGGGGGCCGCGGTGGCCATCGCCTCGATCGAGGTGCTCGAGAACGAGAAGCTCGACGAACGGGCCGAGGAGTTCGGCCAGTACGTGCGGGCGCAGCTCGAAGAGCTGGTCGATCAGGTTCCCCGTCTGCAGAAGGTCCGTGGCAAGGGGCTGCTGAATGCGGTCGTCTTCGAGGAGGGCTTCGAGGCCTGGGACGTGTGCGTGACCCTGAAGGACCACGGCCTGCTCGCCAAGCAGACCCACGGCAACATCATCCGGTTCGCGCCCCCACTGGTGATCAGCCGCGAGGAGCTGGATCACGCCCTGGGGATCATCCGCGAGGTGTTCCTGGCGATCGATTGAACGGGACTGGCCGACCGGCGGCCCGAGTGGGTATGATGCGGCGGAGGCGATCCCGAACGGGGTCGCCTCCTCTCGGTCCGGCCATCCCCCTCGGAGTCTTCCGATCATGCAATCCATCCGCGCTGCGGCCTCGGGTCTCGTCCTGGCCGCCGGACTCGCCGCCGTGTGTC
The Candidatus Krumholzibacteriia bacterium DNA segment above includes these coding regions:
- a CDS encoding FlgD immunoglobulin-like domain containing protein, with the translated sequence TIRALPTITSAQGDQPDILVVNDFGHRGGENDFLTAFGQLGMKEGVDFDTWTTKGPSSAVSNGIGSGGAHGATGQQLVGYSTLIYLSGNLSDALISDGSNQGGNDKSLDTEALSQWHNAAGDRYMVYFGDDLVDFMNSSGPVNASYLSTVMGVQAVDTNLRDEAGGLTTPLVQPSDFGLTRGLQTPILAFGGCLGINQFDSILPAGASTVLYEIVDPNTGQVQTPPGAVWFEREVPAAEGTDRKVDVTFPFGFNVVYNPPNYVAQNGISARALFLQELLTSLGGPVGDISQATDTDAAPRPFRVAANSPNPFNPKTTIAFTAPRSGEVRIRVFNLRGELVRTLLDGTVAAGEHNVVWNGTDARGSRVASGVYLYRVEGFGRTVTRKMAMVK
- a CDS encoding MauE/DoxX family redox-associated membrane protein, whose protein sequence is MNTTSQERPATGGGAGSGLAVVAAMVVGAVLLFSAFTKMISAPAFVSTVEDYQFLAPSLVLPAATLLIGIEFGLALMLILGPGRRLAAGITVPLAAVFMVFNVIAIQRGMADCGCFGEVIKVAPEQELVLNAVMVVLAGVVLRFGRPFATPHPMVTPTVGWGGTLLGVGLFLLGGPVVSNSGESMDVTTDDLQVLADASPPLAEIPDDAFFYFFSADCDHCWAYAGAVQLMHDRVEGLEVHAVTNSDPMSLEAFEDAFLPTYPIHRLDPATFDAMVPTYPSAVFVQAGGVSQTWAGWVPSHRQIAESAGYFYRETPPVAADDAVDEGPANGSGASAADLLGGTLSGRGQ
- the rocD gene encoding ornithine--oxo-acid transaminase, which gives rise to MAEAVTSSSSSKSVIDLAERVGAHNYHPLPVVISLAEGVWVHDPEGRRYLDFLSAYSAVNQGHRHPHIIQALKDQADRVTLTSRAFYNDRMGEFLEKLCTYTGYQMALPMNTGAEAVETSMKLARLWGHKVKGVEDGKQEIICFHENFHGRTISIISYSDDAVAREGFGPFTPGFRVVDYDDPQAIEDAITPNTVAVNLEPIQGEAGVNVPSHGYLRAVREICDRHEILMIADEVQTGFCRTGRKFAVDHEDVRPDVMCLGKALGGGVFPVSAVVADEDVLGVFGPGSHGSTFGGNPLGAAVAIASIEVLENEKLDERAEEFGQYVRAQLEELVDQVPRLQKVRGKGLLNAVVFEEGFEAWDVCVTLKDHGLLAKQTHGNIIRFAPPLVISREELDHALGIIREVFLAID